Proteins co-encoded in one Candidatus Limnocylindrales bacterium genomic window:
- the pfp gene encoding diphosphate--fructose-6-phosphate 1-phosphotransferase — MVKGKLAILVGGGPAPGINSVIGAATIRSRLEGVEVLGLPDGFEHVMEGDVSEVRSLDIDDVSRIHFRGGSILGISRANPTKSNTLLEQTVATLLRLRVDKLITIGGDDTAFSALKLEQVAAGRIRVAHVPKTIDNDLDLPPDIDTFGFQTARAVGAELVKNLMVDAFTTHRWYFVIAMGRKAGHLALGIGKAAGATLTLVPEEFGTSGFSLKTLTDTLVGAILKRLADGRQDGLAVIAEGVVLGVKPEDLSGIENVERDEHGHVRIAEVDIGDLLKQSVRKCLSDLGVKATIVAKDIGYELRCADPVPYDMEYTRDLGYCAAQFLLEGGNAAMISIQGGHFVPVPFESMLDPQSGRARVRLLDVASTRYKIARRYMIRLRREDFSDPFQSAGLAKAANMSIDKFRERFEYLTENEPGPMKLVE; from the coding sequence ATGGTCAAGGGCAAGCTCGCGATTCTCGTCGGCGGCGGTCCCGCGCCCGGCATCAACAGCGTCATCGGCGCCGCGACCATCCGCTCGCGCCTCGAGGGCGTCGAGGTCCTTGGCCTCCCCGACGGCTTCGAGCACGTCATGGAGGGCGACGTCAGCGAGGTGCGCAGCCTGGACATCGACGACGTCAGCCGCATCCACTTCCGCGGCGGCTCCATCCTCGGCATCTCGCGCGCCAACCCGACCAAGTCCAACACGCTCCTGGAGCAGACCGTGGCCACGCTGCTGCGGCTGCGAGTGGACAAGCTCATCACCATCGGCGGCGACGACACGGCGTTCTCGGCGCTCAAGCTCGAGCAGGTCGCGGCCGGCCGCATCCGCGTCGCGCACGTGCCCAAGACCATCGACAACGACCTCGACCTTCCGCCCGACATCGACACGTTCGGCTTCCAGACCGCGCGTGCCGTGGGCGCCGAGCTGGTCAAGAACCTGATGGTCGACGCGTTCACGACGCATCGGTGGTACTTCGTCATCGCGATGGGCCGCAAGGCGGGTCATCTGGCGCTCGGCATCGGCAAGGCCGCCGGCGCCACCCTGACGCTGGTGCCGGAGGAATTCGGCACCTCCGGCTTTTCGCTCAAGACGCTGACCGACACGCTGGTCGGCGCGATCCTCAAGCGCCTGGCCGACGGGCGGCAGGACGGGCTGGCGGTCATCGCCGAAGGTGTCGTGCTCGGCGTCAAGCCCGAGGATCTGTCGGGCATCGAGAACGTCGAGCGCGATGAGCACGGGCACGTGCGCATCGCCGAGGTCGACATCGGCGACCTGCTCAAGCAGAGCGTGCGCAAGTGCCTGTCCGACCTCGGCGTCAAGGCCACGATCGTGGCCAAGGACATCGGCTACGAGCTGCGCTGCGCCGATCCGGTTCCGTACGACATGGAGTACACGCGCGACCTCGGCTACTGCGCCGCGCAGTTCCTGCTCGAAGGCGGCAACGCCGCGATGATCTCGATTCAGGGCGGGCATTTCGTGCCGGTGCCCTTCGAGAGCATGCTCGATCCGCAGAGCGGACGCGCGCGCGTGCGCCTGCTCGACGTCGCCTCGACCCGCTACAAGATCGCGCGCCGCTACATGATCCGGCTGCGGCGCGAGGACTTCAGCGATCCGTTCCAGAGTGCGGGGCTGGCCAAGGCCGCCAACATGAGCATCGACAAGTTCCGCGAGCGCTTCGAGTATCTGACGGAGAACGAGCCGGGGCCGATGAAGCTGGTGGAATGA